The Anolis carolinensis isolate JA03-04 chromosome 2, rAnoCar3.1.pri, whole genome shotgun sequence genome has a window encoding:
- the LOC134296923 gene encoding uncharacterized protein LOC134296923 isoform X2: MTRERKAGSHWRTGGGGEKRLVPSGEAPPSTLSCERPSRKREEEEEEEEEEEEEEEEAFREREREREEQRPITRTLPSAERAVLRKEGRLQGGIGGGRAEEAPGRSGEGTAGAKR; encoded by the exons atgacgcgcgagaggaaggcgggttcccattggcggaccgggggggggggggagaagcgccTAGTTCCCTCAGGCgaagccccgccttccaccctttcCTGTGAGCGCCCttcgaggaagagggaggaggaggaggaggaggaggaggaggaggaggaggaggaggaggaggcctttcgggagagagagagagagagagaggagcag AGACCCATAACCCGGACCCTTCCCTCGGCAGAGAGGGCCGTCCTGCGGAAAGAAGGGCgtctgcagggagggattggcGGAGGCCGTGCAGAAGAAGCTccaggccgaagtggagaaggaaCAGCAGGTGCCAAAAG